A region of Takifugu flavidus isolate HTHZ2018 chromosome 2, ASM371156v2, whole genome shotgun sequence DNA encodes the following proteins:
- the htatip2 gene encoding oxidoreductase HTATIP2 isoform X2 encodes MKQTGIVLYHFEDPGSTKYDSMAEDMKTLEENFRGENKSCFILGASGETGKLLLREVLERNIFSRVTLIGRRKLTFEEETYKNVVQEVVDFEKLDDYAAAFQGHDVGYCCLGTTRAKVGADGFIRVDHDYVLKSAELAKSGGCTQFHLESSRGADKNSSFLYLKVKGQVESEIEALGFDRFAVYRPGVLLVDRQESRPAEWLARKFFCALSTLGSNSMSVPIQMVVKAMVSNTLLQPENKTEILENKDIIGLGKPAEK; translated from the exons atgaagcaaacaggaa TCGTTCTGTATCACTTCGAGGACCCTGGTTCCACTAAATACGACAG CATGGCAGAGGACATGAAGACCCTGGAGGAAAATTTCAGGGGGGAAAACAAAAGCTGTTTCATCCTCGGTGCTTCTGGAGAGACGGGAAAGCTGCTGCTCCGAGAGGTGCTGGAGCGAAACATCTTCTCCAGGGTGACCCTCATCGGAAGGAGGAAGCTCACCTTTGAGGAGGAGACGTACAAAAACGTG GTGCAGGAAGTGGTGGACTTTGAAAAGCTTGATGACTATGCTGCTGCCTTCCAGGGTCATGATGTAGGATATTGCTGCCTGGGAACCACCAGAGCCAAAGTCGGGGCT GACGGATTCATCCGCGTCGATCATGACTATGTACTTAAATCTGCCGAGCTTGCCAAGTCAGGAGGCTGCACACAGTTCCACCTGGAGTCCTCCAGAGGAGCCgataaaaacagcagtttcCTTTATCTCAAAGTCAAG GGACAAGTGGAATCAGAGATCGAAGCGCTTGGTTTTGACAGATTTGCCGTTTACAGACCAGG CGTTTTGTTGGTAGACAGGCAGGAGAGTCGACCTGCTGAGTGGCTCGCCAGGAAGTTCTTCTGTGCTCTGTCAACACTGGGTTCCAATTCCATGTCTGTTCCAATCCAAATGGTGGTCAAAGCCATGGTTTCAAACACTCTGCTGCAGCCCGAGAATAAGACAGAGAtcctggaaaacaaagacatcATTGGTTTGGGAAAGCCTGCAGAGAAATAA
- the htatip2 gene encoding oxidoreductase HTATIP2 isoform X1: MSVIELLCDALRKALWFFSVIIVVVAVVLYHFEDPGSTKYDSMAEDMKTLEENFRGENKSCFILGASGETGKLLLREVLERNIFSRVTLIGRRKLTFEEETYKNVVQEVVDFEKLDDYAAAFQGHDVGYCCLGTTRAKVGADGFIRVDHDYVLKSAELAKSGGCTQFHLESSRGADKNSSFLYLKVKGQVESEIEALGFDRFAVYRPGVLLVDRQESRPAEWLARKFFCALSTLGSNSMSVPIQMVVKAMVSNTLLQPENKTEILENKDIIGLGKPAEK; the protein is encoded by the exons ATGTCTGTGATCGAATTACTGTGCGACGCTCTCAGAAAAGCTCTCTGGTTCTTTTCTGTCATTATTGTTGTCGTCGCAGTCGTTCTGTATCACTTCGAGGACCCTGGTTCCACTAAATACGACAG CATGGCAGAGGACATGAAGACCCTGGAGGAAAATTTCAGGGGGGAAAACAAAAGCTGTTTCATCCTCGGTGCTTCTGGAGAGACGGGAAAGCTGCTGCTCCGAGAGGTGCTGGAGCGAAACATCTTCTCCAGGGTGACCCTCATCGGAAGGAGGAAGCTCACCTTTGAGGAGGAGACGTACAAAAACGTG GTGCAGGAAGTGGTGGACTTTGAAAAGCTTGATGACTATGCTGCTGCCTTCCAGGGTCATGATGTAGGATATTGCTGCCTGGGAACCACCAGAGCCAAAGTCGGGGCT GACGGATTCATCCGCGTCGATCATGACTATGTACTTAAATCTGCCGAGCTTGCCAAGTCAGGAGGCTGCACACAGTTCCACCTGGAGTCCTCCAGAGGAGCCgataaaaacagcagtttcCTTTATCTCAAAGTCAAG GGACAAGTGGAATCAGAGATCGAAGCGCTTGGTTTTGACAGATTTGCCGTTTACAGACCAGG CGTTTTGTTGGTAGACAGGCAGGAGAGTCGACCTGCTGAGTGGCTCGCCAGGAAGTTCTTCTGTGCTCTGTCAACACTGGGTTCCAATTCCATGTCTGTTCCAATCCAAATGGTGGTCAAAGCCATGGTTTCAAACACTCTGCTGCAGCCCGAGAATAAGACAGAGAtcctggaaaacaaagacatcATTGGTTTGGGAAAGCCTGCAGAGAAATAA
- the htatip2 gene encoding oxidoreductase HTATIP2 isoform X3, whose product MSVIELLCDALRKALWFFSVIIVVVAVVLYHFEDPGSTKYDSMAEDMKTLEENFRGENKSCFILGASGETGKLLLREVLERNIFSRVTLIGRRKLTFEEETYKNVVQEVVDFEKLDDYAAAFQGHDVGYCCLGTTRAKVGAGQVESEIEALGFDRFAVYRPGVLLVDRQESRPAEWLARKFFCALSTLGSNSMSVPIQMVVKAMVSNTLLQPENKTEILENKDIIGLGKPAEK is encoded by the exons ATGTCTGTGATCGAATTACTGTGCGACGCTCTCAGAAAAGCTCTCTGGTTCTTTTCTGTCATTATTGTTGTCGTCGCAGTCGTTCTGTATCACTTCGAGGACCCTGGTTCCACTAAATACGACAG CATGGCAGAGGACATGAAGACCCTGGAGGAAAATTTCAGGGGGGAAAACAAAAGCTGTTTCATCCTCGGTGCTTCTGGAGAGACGGGAAAGCTGCTGCTCCGAGAGGTGCTGGAGCGAAACATCTTCTCCAGGGTGACCCTCATCGGAAGGAGGAAGCTCACCTTTGAGGAGGAGACGTACAAAAACGTG GTGCAGGAAGTGGTGGACTTTGAAAAGCTTGATGACTATGCTGCTGCCTTCCAGGGTCATGATGTAGGATATTGCTGCCTGGGAACCACCAGAGCCAAAGTCGGGGCT GGACAAGTGGAATCAGAGATCGAAGCGCTTGGTTTTGACAGATTTGCCGTTTACAGACCAGG CGTTTTGTTGGTAGACAGGCAGGAGAGTCGACCTGCTGAGTGGCTCGCCAGGAAGTTCTTCTGTGCTCTGTCAACACTGGGTTCCAATTCCATGTCTGTTCCAATCCAAATGGTGGTCAAAGCCATGGTTTCAAACACTCTGCTGCAGCCCGAGAATAAGACAGAGAtcctggaaaacaaagacatcATTGGTTTGGGAAAGCCTGCAGAGAAATAA